One window of Robiginitalea biformata HTCC2501 genomic DNA carries:
- a CDS encoding malectin domain-containing carbohydrate-binding protein, translating to MLSFTPHTRPGRPPVVRFLTTAVVFISLLFASQLAAQSFSQSDLNFNGNGGVSSGTSLMFGPDGRLYVLSLNGTVDVFTVQQNGPNDYFVTDSEELLFVKNIPNHNDDGSSNSGNNREATGLTVAGTPANPVIYVTSSDSRVGGPGGDEDLDTNSGVITRITWTGSAWDAVDIVRGLPRSEENHATNGLEFVTIGTTDYLIVSQGGHANAGGPSDNFAWTTEYALSAAVLSVNLTMLEAMPIQNDGVRDYIYDIPTLDDPTRPNVGPEDPDDTGYTGIDVGDPWGGNDGLNQAMLVPGGPVQIFSPGYRNTYDLVVTQDGKVFVTDNGANGGWGGFPENEGLKDGSGNSLVTNNYLPGEPGSTSSSGGEQVDNVDHLTMVTDNIQTYAFGSFYGGHPTPVRANPTGAGLFTNPEKNIYNPSTSVFRTLIYDPDGSRGAGYTTDASIALPANWPPVPPAMANPDEGDWRGPTVPNPDGPDDVLVTTWGNNTNGIDEYTSTVFAGSESMVGNLIAGRNQGRLWRVQLNPDGSLLDLSEFASNLGGNALGITCNGDSDPFPGTIWVATFNSTIKVFEPQPTIVCLFPGDDGYVGTDDTDGDGYSNDDEIANGTDHCTGASQPNDFDKVAGAPFVSDLLDEDDDNDGIPDASDIFQMGDPEDNGSDAFNLPVLNDLLSDNPDLKGYLGLGFTGMMNNGDPNPNYLDWLDEVGAGPNPNDILGGAVGAMTMQMTAGTALGNANSQEKAFQFGVEVDQTLSSFTVEGRLFNFDAPLQLYGSSAPAAGEIGLFIGDGTQSNYIKFVINQNGLQARQEIGDNAQTPIDLTIPSGSRPGNTATLFFVVTPSTGEVSLQYKFDGGAMQTLGTITAQGSILTAIQQAGTPLAVGLIGSSNTSGQEVEGTWDYVYVQASQPTVQQDLPDLSVLSGASPGSFNLDDYFSDDGGDGNLTYSVTNNTNTAIGATVNGNQLNLTYPASEATSDITVRATDQDNFFVEQTFTVTVSDEPVPLVRIRANGATLAATDAPNPDWVGITATGAQSGTANGYPWSVNTGNHSTHNISGRDASVPAYVPQALFANERWDPGAAPEMQFDIDLPSGQTYLVRLYMGNGYSGTSAVGQRVFDITIEGNLVENDLDLVQTFGHQVGGMLEYQVSLTDGTLNILFEHVTENPTVNGIEILGLGGDFTPPVSVDPIANQSNFEGDLINFNVVASGGDPGENFTYAATGLPPGVDLEPTTGQFFGTVSTGAAAGSPYAVSLTVSKPGSPDVIENFNWTISDPNVSGDALYRVNAGGPLTASNDADPKTWDEDQAVANANAGATTGTPSPYVNSGAEDVTYGVVPLPAGFTNTTGYPDAIFQTERYNTLAVPDNMQWDFPVPNGDYTVNLLFAEIWTGAQDPGIRVFDVQIEGNPVLTNFDQTAAYGWATAGVESFPVTVSDGNLDIDFIMGVQNPSIKGIEIIPSGPPVDLEWTDQTDDENYTARHEASFVQAGDKFYLFGGRENPANLDVYDYQTKTWSTIPNSAPSDFNHFQATEYNGLIWVIGAFKTNSFPNEAPADYVWAYNPATDQWIQGPEIPADRKRGSTGLVVYNDKFYIIAGNKLGHNGQYGPWFDEFDPATGTWTTLDDAPRARDHFHAEVIGDKLYVVGGRLSGGAGGTFAPLIAEVDVYDFTTSTWSTLPAGQNLPTPRAAASVAVFQDELYVIGGEIEVDLQGNNVNDAVKTTESFNPTTNTWTTRADLITERHGTQAIVSGDGIHVTAGSNTLGGGGTMKNMEYLGTDNPTGTALTAGQLSVASSLTVETGGASVVTLNHTGGNTGILVTGFQLTGTDSGNFQVFSDLAFRFIPPGGSLDVIVGHTGASDGEVASLVFEYDGTTSSPVALTSGEGQATVLYRVNTGGPLTPATDSPNPDWESDQGQAGDAANSAYLATISSGNSIFAKTSGSAYTAPIDMSDPSLPSGTPSSLFETERYDADTAPEMQWEFPVPSGTTVEIRLYFAEIYNGITAAGQRVFDVSVEGSVPAAFDDIDPFARNGAVGAFMVSHTQTVTDGILNLEFIHGVENPNIKAIEILDTGGVPTNLPPVVTNPGPQLSVDGDVVSIPIQASDTDPCTGLTYSATGLPPNVSIDPNTGLISGTLQDGTGSGTPGAFIESGGLVVIEAENNSGITGNWKNASNSTAPNVNDPGGATGNDYISWEGSQNLSTQGVGLLVYPVEITTTGTYRFRWRSQVGNGTASTDHNDTWLKIEGDSFFGEKGTGSIVCPAGADSSNDCTGSTPNGASGNGWFKVYSSGTTNWTWSTQTSDNDAHQIYVRFDTPGTYNILVSARSSFHLIDRMVLNHLTAYSGNALALSNPQSAQNTDVTPGASENSPYNVAVTVTDGCDPALSSTVDFVWNVTAEPIGNPEAFVQVNAGGGLGSSTFGNNSYLIQNTGDDMITSISFNTLTGFLPDIVYDPVGTAGDNAAKCLTEGSASVGDVGITVPADGGSDAEDCESVFASPHNGVDNDEGYDELVLTFTDFNPGEAFSFGVDMDPTTIKGDLSSGDAGSVSGFEMIGSTVTITFASGVTYTSSLFDEGSMGGSDALVNQVSQGLAAPSLLVNGTAQPRLVTEANQTVAISGTPNASVTLLRVDARLHIDAGNPGVGYDIDLFEANEAMVKELYTVTLDGSGNAQVPVVLTQTPGTSGTPDGGLNHFIAVETAPTGEQGLASNVIVLEYDPDGVIAPSALVEITPDGSVDASTYSNNSFQITNTSTGGLQITSVSIDLSTGILPDMVFDPVGAGGDATASCLTPNTGAAATGFTAPGDPCTDPFSQPRNGGFDIISLNFTEFDPGESFEFTTDIDPNSIQGVAGAGNAGAVSGYELIGATVTITYNDGSVLVGSLYEDGSLGGSQVLADVLPVAPSLAVSGIGAGPATVNDLNQVAQVTGTPGDYVSLLLMDSRLFIASGDPPFNVADPTYYANEAMSGKALYSGQIPAGGTLDIPVTLLNTASTDAGPDGGLNQLIAVSSTQPYAVDQPVSMTSNVVTLLYDPNFLPAEASITYTLQGRTDHTADLTVEFYEVGQTTPAYSFTPTGDAGGTALVQGLPEGAFNVAVKTGKYLQRVVNVTLAAGANTVDAGQLLAGDIDGNNVVNIDDFTLLAATFALGEGDPGYDEGSDLNGDGVVNIDDFTLLAGNFTVAGDEVE from the coding sequence ATGTTAAGTTTCACCCCACATACGCGTCCCGGGCGTCCTCCGGTGGTACGTTTTCTCACGACGGCTGTAGTTTTTATCAGTCTCCTGTTTGCCAGTCAGTTGGCAGCCCAATCCTTCAGTCAGAGCGATTTGAATTTCAATGGCAATGGCGGTGTGAGTTCCGGAACATCGCTGATGTTCGGGCCAGACGGCAGGTTGTATGTACTCAGTTTGAACGGAACGGTGGATGTTTTTACAGTACAACAAAACGGCCCAAACGATTACTTTGTAACGGATTCCGAGGAATTGTTGTTTGTAAAGAATATCCCGAACCATAATGATGACGGCAGTTCCAACAGCGGTAACAACCGGGAGGCCACGGGCCTTACGGTTGCCGGTACGCCTGCCAACCCGGTGATCTATGTAACCTCAAGCGATTCGCGTGTCGGGGGACCTGGCGGGGATGAGGACCTCGATACCAACTCGGGTGTCATTACCCGGATCACCTGGACGGGAAGTGCCTGGGACGCGGTGGATATTGTTCGCGGCCTGCCGCGGTCCGAGGAAAACCACGCTACAAACGGCCTGGAATTCGTCACAATTGGTACTACGGACTACCTGATCGTTTCCCAGGGGGGGCACGCGAATGCGGGCGGCCCTTCGGACAACTTCGCGTGGACTACGGAATACGCGCTTTCCGCGGCGGTGCTCTCGGTGAACCTCACCATGTTGGAGGCGATGCCCATTCAAAATGACGGCGTACGGGACTATATCTATGACATCCCGACCCTGGACGACCCGACCCGGCCCAACGTGGGGCCCGAGGATCCGGATGACACGGGCTATACGGGAATAGACGTGGGCGACCCCTGGGGTGGGAACGACGGCCTGAACCAGGCGATGCTGGTGCCCGGCGGCCCGGTACAGATATTTTCCCCGGGGTACCGGAATACCTATGATCTGGTAGTGACCCAGGACGGAAAGGTTTTTGTAACCGACAACGGTGCCAATGGAGGATGGGGTGGTTTTCCGGAGAACGAAGGTTTGAAGGACGGCTCGGGTAATTCCCTGGTAACCAATAACTATCTGCCCGGGGAACCCGGGAGTACCTCCTCTTCCGGAGGCGAGCAGGTAGATAATGTGGACCACCTGACCATGGTGACCGATAATATCCAGACTTATGCTTTCGGAAGCTTTTACGGGGGGCACCCCACGCCCGTCCGGGCAAATCCCACGGGCGCAGGACTTTTTACCAACCCGGAAAAGAACATTTATAACCCTTCCACATCTGTGTTCCGCACGCTGATCTACGACCCGGACGGTTCCCGGGGTGCCGGATATACCACGGATGCGAGCATTGCGCTCCCGGCCAACTGGCCACCGGTTCCTCCGGCCATGGCAAACCCGGACGAGGGTGACTGGCGCGGTCCGACCGTTCCGAACCCGGATGGGCCGGACGATGTTCTGGTTACCACCTGGGGGAACAACACCAACGGGATCGATGAATACACCTCCACGGTGTTCGCCGGTTCCGAGAGTATGGTGGGCAACCTGATTGCAGGCAGGAACCAGGGTCGGCTCTGGCGGGTACAACTCAATCCGGACGGCAGTTTGCTCGACCTTTCGGAATTCGCATCCAACCTGGGCGGGAATGCCCTGGGGATTACCTGTAATGGCGACTCCGACCCTTTCCCGGGTACCATCTGGGTAGCAACCTTCAACAGCACGATTAAGGTATTTGAACCGCAACCTACCATTGTTTGCCTGTTCCCTGGCGATGACGGTTATGTAGGTACAGATGATACAGACGGGGATGGATATTCGAATGACGACGAGATTGCGAACGGTACGGATCATTGTACCGGGGCGTCGCAGCCTAACGATTTCGATAAAGTCGCAGGCGCTCCCTTTGTTTCCGACCTGTTGGACGAAGATGACGACAACGACGGCATCCCGGACGCATCGGATATATTCCAGATGGGGGACCCCGAGGACAATGGCTCCGATGCCTTTAATCTGCCGGTACTCAATGACTTGTTGTCGGATAACCCGGACCTGAAGGGCTATCTGGGGCTCGGATTTACCGGGATGATGAATAACGGGGACCCGAACCCGAACTACCTGGACTGGCTGGATGAGGTCGGGGCCGGGCCCAACCCGAACGACATCCTCGGGGGCGCCGTGGGGGCGATGACCATGCAGATGACTGCGGGTACCGCCCTGGGCAATGCGAATTCCCAGGAAAAAGCATTCCAGTTCGGGGTAGAGGTAGACCAGACGCTCAGCAGTTTTACCGTAGAGGGGCGCCTGTTCAATTTTGATGCCCCGCTCCAGCTATATGGATCATCCGCACCTGCTGCCGGAGAGATTGGATTGTTTATCGGTGATGGGACCCAGAGCAATTATATCAAATTCGTGATCAACCAAAACGGGCTCCAGGCCCGCCAGGAGATTGGGGACAACGCGCAAACACCCATCGATCTGACGATTCCTTCGGGCAGCCGGCCCGGCAATACGGCGACCCTTTTCTTTGTGGTCACACCGTCTACCGGAGAGGTAAGCCTCCAGTATAAATTCGACGGGGGTGCCATGCAGACTCTGGGGACGATTACGGCCCAAGGCTCCATCCTGACGGCTATCCAGCAGGCGGGAACGCCCCTTGCAGTGGGATTGATCGGCAGTTCCAATACATCCGGGCAGGAGGTGGAAGGTACCTGGGACTACGTCTATGTACAGGCCAGCCAGCCTACTGTCCAACAGGACCTGCCGGACCTGAGTGTTTTAAGCGGGGCCTCTCCGGGCTCGTTTAACCTGGATGACTACTTCAGCGATGACGGGGGTGACGGCAACCTCACCTACAGCGTAACGAACAATACAAATACGGCCATCGGGGCGACTGTGAATGGCAACCAACTCAACCTCACCTATCCGGCTTCGGAGGCCACCTCGGACATTACCGTGCGGGCCACCGACCAGGATAATTTTTTTGTGGAGCAAACCTTTACAGTGACCGTTTCTGACGAGCCCGTCCCATTGGTGCGGATCCGGGCAAATGGTGCAACGCTTGCCGCCACGGATGCCCCGAACCCGGATTGGGTGGGGATTACTGCTACCGGAGCCCAAAGCGGCACGGCCAACGGATATCCCTGGTCGGTCAACACGGGGAATCACTCCACGCATAACATCAGCGGCCGGGATGCCTCCGTACCGGCATATGTGCCCCAGGCACTCTTCGCCAATGAACGATGGGATCCGGGTGCAGCACCGGAAATGCAGTTTGATATCGACCTGCCCAGCGGGCAGACCTACCTGGTGCGTCTCTATATGGGGAACGGCTATAGCGGGACGTCTGCCGTGGGTCAAAGGGTTTTTGATATTACTATTGAGGGTAACCTTGTGGAAAACGACCTGGACCTGGTCCAAACCTTTGGCCACCAGGTAGGGGGGATGCTCGAGTACCAGGTGAGCCTTACCGACGGTACGCTGAATATCCTCTTTGAGCACGTAACGGAAAACCCCACAGTTAACGGGATTGAGATCCTCGGACTGGGCGGGGACTTTACGCCACCAGTGAGCGTGGACCCGATAGCCAACCAGAGCAACTTTGAAGGCGATCTGATCAATTTTAACGTGGTTGCCAGCGGCGGGGATCCGGGTGAGAATTTCACCTATGCAGCTACCGGCCTGCCCCCGGGCGTAGACCTGGAACCGACTACCGGACAATTCTTTGGCACGGTTTCAACCGGAGCGGCAGCAGGAAGCCCGTATGCGGTTTCCCTAACGGTCTCCAAACCGGGAAGCCCGGATGTGATTGAGAATTTCAATTGGACCATTTCCGATCCGAATGTTTCCGGGGACGCGCTCTACAGGGTCAATGCAGGCGGGCCCCTGACGGCTTCCAACGATGCGGACCCAAAGACCTGGGACGAAGACCAGGCGGTGGCCAATGCCAATGCCGGAGCAACCACCGGGACGCCCTCCCCCTATGTAAATTCGGGGGCGGAGGATGTGACCTACGGCGTGGTCCCGCTTCCTGCTGGTTTCACCAATACCACGGGTTACCCGGACGCCATTTTCCAGACCGAACGCTACAATACGCTGGCTGTCCCGGACAACATGCAATGGGATTTCCCTGTACCCAATGGCGATTACACGGTTAACCTCCTGTTTGCGGAAATTTGGACGGGAGCCCAGGACCCGGGCATCCGCGTCTTTGATGTTCAAATAGAGGGGAACCCCGTATTGACAAACTTCGACCAGACGGCAGCCTACGGCTGGGCTACGGCCGGCGTTGAGTCGTTCCCGGTGACCGTTTCCGACGGGAACCTGGATATCGACTTTATTATGGGCGTCCAGAACCCGAGTATCAAGGGAATCGAGATTATCCCATCCGGGCCGCCCGTCGACCTGGAATGGACCGACCAGACGGACGACGAGAATTATACGGCGCGCCACGAGGCCTCTTTTGTACAGGCGGGGGATAAGTTCTACCTCTTTGGCGGGCGAGAAAATCCGGCAAACCTGGATGTGTACGACTACCAGACAAAGACCTGGTCCACCATCCCGAATTCGGCTCCTTCCGACTTCAACCATTTCCAGGCCACGGAGTACAACGGCCTGATCTGGGTGATTGGGGCCTTCAAAACCAATTCCTTCCCGAATGAGGCCCCCGCGGACTACGTTTGGGCGTATAATCCGGCAACAGATCAGTGGATCCAGGGGCCGGAGATTCCGGCTGACCGCAAGCGGGGTTCTACGGGGCTGGTGGTTTATAACGATAAGTTCTACATCATCGCAGGAAATAAGCTGGGCCATAACGGGCAGTACGGCCCCTGGTTCGACGAATTCGACCCGGCAACGGGTACCTGGACCACCCTGGATGATGCCCCGCGGGCCCGGGACCACTTCCACGCGGAGGTGATCGGCGATAAGCTCTATGTGGTGGGCGGCCGCCTCTCCGGCGGGGCCGGGGGAACGTTTGCCCCACTGATTGCGGAGGTGGACGTATATGATTTTACCACTTCTACCTGGTCCACCCTGCCGGCCGGCCAAAATTTGCCGACCCCCCGGGCAGCGGCCTCCGTAGCCGTTTTCCAGGACGAACTCTACGTCATCGGTGGGGAGATTGAGGTAGACTTGCAAGGCAATAATGTCAATGATGCCGTGAAAACCACCGAATCGTTTAACCCAACGACGAATACCTGGACCACCCGTGCCGACCTGATTACGGAACGCCACGGTACACAAGCCATTGTGTCTGGCGACGGTATCCACGTCACGGCGGGCTCCAACACCCTGGGTGGTGGCGGCACCATGAAGAACATGGAATACCTTGGAACGGACAACCCCACAGGGACTGCCCTCACAGCGGGCCAGCTTTCGGTGGCTTCCTCCCTGACTGTGGAAACAGGCGGGGCCAGTGTGGTCACTTTAAACCATACCGGAGGGAACACGGGGATCCTTGTAACCGGATTCCAGTTAACTGGGACGGACAGCGGCAATTTCCAGGTATTTTCAGACCTGGCCTTCCGGTTTATCCCGCCGGGCGGCAGCCTGGATGTGATCGTTGGCCATACGGGTGCCTCCGATGGTGAGGTCGCCTCCCTGGTATTTGAGTACGACGGTACAACGAGTTCCCCGGTGGCCCTGACCTCCGGCGAAGGACAGGCTACTGTCCTCTACCGGGTCAACACCGGCGGACCGCTGACCCCGGCAACGGATTCCCCGAATCCGGATTGGGAAAGCGACCAGGGCCAGGCTGGGGACGCGGCCAATTCGGCTTATCTGGCAACCATTTCCTCAGGTAATTCTATCTTCGCAAAAACATCGGGAAGTGCCTATACAGCCCCGATTGATATGTCAGACCCTTCCCTCCCGTCAGGGACGCCGTCTTCCTTGTTCGAAACCGAGCGGTACGACGCGGATACGGCACCTGAAATGCAGTGGGAATTCCCGGTTCCTTCGGGTACCACCGTAGAAATACGCCTTTATTTTGCAGAAATATATAATGGGATAACAGCTGCCGGTCAGCGCGTCTTCGATGTTTCCGTCGAGGGCAGTGTCCCGGCTGCGTTTGACGATATCGATCCATTTGCTCGAAATGGCGCTGTCGGAGCCTTTATGGTGAGCCATACGCAAACGGTTACGGACGGAATACTGAACCTGGAGTTTATCCACGGGGTGGAGAACCCGAATATCAAGGCGATCGAAATTCTGGATACAGGTGGGGTACCCACCAACCTGCCTCCGGTAGTTACGAACCCCGGCCCGCAATTGAGCGTGGACGGGGACGTAGTCTCCATCCCGATCCAGGCCAGCGATACGGACCCGTGTACGGGGCTCACCTATTCGGCCACCGGACTCCCGCCCAATGTGAGTATCGACCCGAATACCGGGCTGATCAGCGGGACACTGCAGGACGGAACGGGTAGCGGCACGCCAGGTGCCTTTATCGAATCCGGCGGCCTGGTGGTCATCGAGGCGGAAAACAATAGCGGCATTACGGGTAACTGGAAGAATGCCTCCAATTCCACGGCGCCGAATGTGAACGACCCTGGCGGGGCTACCGGCAATGATTACATCTCCTGGGAGGGCTCCCAAAACCTAAGTACCCAGGGCGTCGGGTTGCTCGTATACCCCGTTGAAATCACCACCACAGGCACCTACCGCTTCCGGTGGCGTTCCCAGGTGGGCAATGGGACAGCTTCTACGGACCACAACGACACCTGGCTGAAGATCGAGGGGGATTCCTTCTTTGGGGAAAAAGGCACCGGAAGTATCGTTTGTCCGGCAGGTGCCGATTCCTCCAACGACTGTACGGGAAGCACTCCGAATGGTGCGAGCGGCAACGGCTGGTTCAAGGTGTACTCCAGCGGGACCACCAACTGGACCTGGTCTACCCAGACCAGTGACAACGATGCGCACCAGATCTATGTGCGCTTTGACACCCCGGGGACGTATAACATCCTGGTTTCCGCTCGCTCGAGCTTCCACCTGATCGACCGGATGGTGCTGAACCACCTGACGGCCTATAGCGGGAACGCCCTGGCCCTCTCGAATCCGCAGTCTGCGCAAAACACGGATGTAACGCCCGGAGCTTCGGAGAACAGCCCGTACAATGTGGCCGTAACGGTTACTGACGGCTGCGACCCGGCCCTGTCTTCTACGGTGGATTTTGTCTGGAACGTGACGGCCGAGCCTATCGGGAACCCGGAAGCATTCGTACAGGTGAATGCCGGCGGCGGCCTGGGGTCCTCCACTTTTGGCAACAATTCCTATTTGATACAAAATACGGGGGACGACATGATCACCAGTATTTCGTTCAATACACTCACCGGCTTCCTCCCGGATATCGTTTACGACCCGGTTGGAACCGCTGGTGACAACGCTGCCAAATGCCTGACCGAAGGGTCGGCTTCTGTTGGGGACGTGGGCATCACTGTCCCGGCCGACGGAGGTTCCGATGCCGAGGACTGCGAAAGCGTATTTGCCTCTCCCCACAATGGCGTTGACAATGACGAGGGATACGATGAACTCGTGTTGACCTTTACGGATTTTAATCCCGGGGAGGCTTTCTCCTTCGGGGTAGATATGGACCCTACAACCATCAAAGGCGATCTGAGTTCCGGAGATGCCGGTTCGGTGTCCGGGTTTGAGATGATTGGCAGCACGGTTACCATAACTTTTGCCAGTGGTGTCACTTATACGTCCAGCCTCTTTGACGAAGGGTCCATGGGCGGTTCGGATGCCCTGGTCAACCAGGTGAGCCAGGGTCTCGCGGCCCCCTCCCTCTTGGTCAATGGCACGGCCCAGCCGCGGTTGGTTACCGAGGCCAACCAAACCGTAGCCATATCCGGGACACCCAATGCAAGTGTTACGCTGCTGCGGGTGGATGCGCGCCTGCATATCGATGCCGGCAATCCGGGAGTCGGTTACGACATCGACCTGTTTGAGGCGAACGAAGCCATGGTGAAGGAGCTCTACACCGTAACCCTTGACGGTTCCGGCAACGCGCAGGTACCTGTTGTACTCACGCAAACGCCGGGTACTTCCGGAACGCCTGATGGCGGGCTCAACCACTTTATTGCGGTTGAGACGGCCCCGACAGGGGAACAGGGACTGGCATCCAATGTGATTGTCCTGGAGTACGATCCGGATGGGGTGATTGCCCCGTCTGCCCTTGTCGAGATCACCCCGGATGGCAGCGTGGATGCGAGCACGTACTCCAACAACAGTTTCCAGATCACCAACACCTCTACGGGCGGGTTGCAGATTACATCTGTGAGCATCGACCTGAGTACGGGGATCCTCCCGGATATGGTCTTTGACCCCGTCGGAGCCGGCGGAGATGCTACTGCGAGTTGCCTGACGCCCAATACGGGGGCTGCGGCTACCGGGTTTACGGCTCCGGGCGACCCGTGTACGGACCCCTTCAGCCAGCCGCGGAATGGCGGGTTTGATATTATATCGCTGAACTTCACGGAGTTCGATCCCGGGGAATCCTTTGAGTTTACCACGGACATCGACCCGAACAGCATCCAGGGCGTGGCCGGTGCAGGCAACGCAGGTGCCGTTTCCGGATACGAATTGATCGGGGCGACGGTAACCATAACCTATAACGATGGTTCTGTCCTGGTTGGCTCCCTCTATGAAGATGGTAGCCTGGGCGGTTCCCAGGTTCTTGCGGACGTCCTTCCCGTAGCGCCTTCGCTGGCCGTTTCGGGAATCGGAGCCGGACCTGCGACCGTCAATGACCTGAACCAGGTGGCTCAGGTTACCGGTACGCCCGGGGACTATGTGTCGCTCCTGTTGATGGATTCCCGCCTGTTTATCGCTTCGGGCGACCCGCCTTTCAACGTGGCGGACCCCACCTATTACGCGAATGAGGCGATGTCCGGCAAGGCCCTGTATTCCGGGCAGATACCCGCAGGCGGCACACTGGATATACCGGTAACGCTCCTAAACACGGCCTCCACGGATGCCGGGCCCGACGGGGGGCTGAACCAATTGATCGCCGTGTCGTCCACGCAGCCCTATGCGGTGGACCAGCCGGTGAGCATGACGTCCAATGTGGTAACCTTGCTGTACGACCCGAATTTCCTTCCGGCCGAAGCGTCCATTACCTATACGCTCCAGGGCCGTACGGATCACACGGCCGATCTGACCGTGGAATTCTACGAAGTAGGACAGACCACGCCCGCCTATTCGTTCACCCCAACGGGTGATGCAGGGGGTACAGCGCTGGTACAGGGCCTACCCGAAGGTGCATTCAATGTGGCCGTTAAAACAGGCAAGTACCTGCAGCGGGTGGTCAATGTAACCCTCGCAGCCGGGGCAAACACCGTGGATGCCGGCCAATTGCTGGCAGGGGATATCGACGGGAACAATGTGGTGAATATCGACGACTTCACACTCCTGGCGGCAACATTTGCCCTGGGCGAAGGAGATCCCGGATATGATGAAGGATCCGACCTGAATGGGGACGGAGTTGTCAATATTGATGATTTCACCTTACTCGCAGGCAACTTCACTGTTGCCGGAGACGAGGTCGAATAA
- a CDS encoding YebC/PmpR family DNA-binding transcriptional regulator: MGRAFEFRKARKMKRWAAMSKAFTRIGKDIVMAVKEGGPDPDANSRLRAVIQNAKAVNMPKDNIERAIKRATDKSQGDYKEVLFEGYAPHGIAILIETATDNNTRTVANIRSYFNKCNGSLGTSGSVEFMFDHTCNFRIPAEGIDPEELELDMIDFGAEEVFVDDDGILIYAPFESFGAIQKELESRDIEILSSGFERIPQVSKELSAEEAEDVEKLLEMIEEDDDVQNVYHSMQE, from the coding sequence ATGGGAAGAGCCTTTGAATTCCGGAAAGCACGTAAGATGAAGCGTTGGGCAGCCATGTCCAAGGCGTTTACGCGAATCGGCAAGGACATTGTAATGGCTGTAAAAGAAGGCGGCCCGGATCCGGATGCCAATTCCCGGTTGCGGGCTGTGATCCAGAATGCCAAGGCGGTGAACATGCCCAAGGACAATATCGAGCGGGCCATCAAACGGGCCACCGACAAGTCCCAGGGCGACTACAAGGAGGTCCTCTTTGAAGGCTACGCGCCCCATGGCATCGCCATCCTGATCGAAACAGCCACGGACAACAACACGCGAACCGTGGCGAATATCCGCTCCTACTTCAACAAATGCAACGGCAGCCTGGGCACCTCCGGCTCCGTGGAATTCATGTTTGACCACACCTGCAACTTCCGGATTCCAGCCGAAGGCATCGACCCGGAAGAACTGGAACTGGACATGATTGACTTCGGGGCGGAAGAGGTTTTTGTGGACGACGACGGCATCCTGATCTATGCGCCTTTTGAGAGTTTCGGCGCCATCCAGAAGGAATTGGAATCCCGGGATATCGAAATCCTGTCCTCCGGATTCGAGCGCATCCCGCAGGTCTCCAAGGAATTATCCGCCGAGGAAGCCGAGGACGTGGAGAAGCTCCTGGAAATGATCGAGGAGGACGACGACGTACAGAACGTCTACCACAGTATGCAGGAATAA
- a CDS encoding 4a-hydroxytetrahydrobiopterin dehydratase: MSKLSEETIAEKLKSLEGWEYTDNCLATTFEFKNFKEAFTLMTRIAFECEEMQHHPDWTNVYNQLEIRLNTHDAGGVTEKDFQLAEIIENLVSEQP; this comes from the coding sequence ATGAGTAAATTATCTGAAGAAACGATTGCAGAGAAACTGAAAAGCCTGGAAGGTTGGGAATACACCGACAATTGCCTGGCTACCACCTTTGAATTTAAAAACTTCAAGGAAGCCTTTACCCTGATGACCCGCATTGCATTTGAATGCGAGGAAATGCAGCACCACCCGGACTGGACCAATGTGTACAACCAGTTGGAGATCCGGCTGAACACCCACGATGCAGGAGGGGTGACCGAAAAGGATTTCCAGTTGGCCGAAATTATTGAAAACCTGGTATCCGAGCAGCCCTGA